A window from Dioscorea cayenensis subsp. rotundata cultivar TDr96_F1 chromosome 10, TDr96_F1_v2_PseudoChromosome.rev07_lg8_w22 25.fasta, whole genome shotgun sequence encodes these proteins:
- the LOC120270570 gene encoding alpha-ketoglutarate-dependent dioxygenase alkB isoform X1, protein MYGTTAQLPEDTERTAFRRAEKRYKLYKPPNPKSRKKQVSSLTDLSEVIDFNVVLESFRLNGVTPPGISRFDCPGFHRPVFCFDDRPGFYFIPGALSIEEQSYWIRESLQTFPQPPNRTNHTATYGPIYELFSAVENQKVLIQVEGLSTDVKLGLSSSENSPQSSRYLFSEARMVASKGEACKSVAASVLLRKLRWSTLGLQFDWSKRNYDVALPHNKIPDLLCQLAKKMAGPAMPADNEFQPEAAIVNYFGPSDMLGGHLDDMEADWSKPIVSISLGCKAIFLLGGKSREDSPIAMFLRSGDIVLMSGQARECFHGIPRIFTGDESADVSALLSQFSSEERSSYRGLH, encoded by the exons ATGTACGGAACCACGGCTCAGCTTCCGGAGGACACGGAGAGGACAGCCTTCCGGCGTGCGGAGAAGCGCTACAAGCTCTACAAGCCTCCAAACCCTAAATCGAG GAAGAAACAGGTTTCTAGCCTCACGGATTTGTCGGAAGTCATCGATTTCAATGTTGTTCTTGAGTCTTTCAGGCTTAATGGAGTGACGCCTCCCGGAATCTCTAGATTCGATTGCCCTGGCTTCCATCGTCCCGTGTTCTGCTTCGATGATCGCCCAG gattttattttattcctggTGCACTATCTATTGAAGAGCAAAGCTATTGGATTAGGGAGAGTTTGCAAACCTTTCCGCAGCCTCCTAACAGAACAAACCATACTGCAACCTATGGTCCTATATATGAATTGTTCAGTGCTGTTGAGAATCAGAAGGTTTTGATACAGGTGGAAGGTTTAAGTACAGATGTGAAACTTGGATTGAGTTCCAGTGAAAACAGCCCACAATCCAGTAGGTACCTCTTCTCTGAAGCCAGAATGGTTGCATCTAAAGGGGAAGCTTGTAAATCAGTTGCAGCATCAGTTCTCCTGCGGAAATTGCGTTGGAGCACCCTTGGGTTACAGTTTGACTGGTCTAAG CGCAACTATGATGTGGCTCTCCCTCATAACAAGATTCCAGATTTGCTTTGTCAGCTTGCTAAGAAAATGGCTGGGCCTGCGATGCCTGCAGATAATGAGTTCCAGCCAGAAGCTGCGATTGTGAATTATTTTGGTCCAA GTGATATGCTTGGAGGTCACCTTGATGACATGGAAGCTGATTGGAGTAAACCAATAGTGAGCATTAG CCTTGGCTGCAAGGCCATTTTTCTCCTTGGTGGGAAGTCTAGAGAAGATTCACCAATAGCCATGTTTCTACGAAGTGGCGATATTGTGCTTATGTCTGGGCAAGCAAGGGAATGTTTCCATG
- the LOC120270570 gene encoding alpha-ketoglutarate-dependent dioxygenase alkB isoform X2 → MYGTTAQLPEDTERTAFRRAEKRYKLYKPPNPKSRKKQVSSLTDLSEVIDFNVVLESFRLNGVTPPGISRFDCPGFHRPVFCFDDRPGFYFIPGALSIEEQSYWIRESLQTFPQPPNRTNHTATYGPIYELFSAVENQKVLIQVEGLSTDVKLGLSSSENSPQSSRYLFSEARMVASKGEACKSVAASVLLRKLRWSTLGLQFDWSKRNYDVALPHNKIPDLLCQLAKKMAGPAMPADNEFQPEAAIVNYFGDMLGGHLDDMEADWSKPIVSISLGCKAIFLLGGKSREDSPIAMFLRSGDIVLMSGQARECFHGIPRIFTGDESADVSALLSQFSSEERSSYRGLH, encoded by the exons ATGTACGGAACCACGGCTCAGCTTCCGGAGGACACGGAGAGGACAGCCTTCCGGCGTGCGGAGAAGCGCTACAAGCTCTACAAGCCTCCAAACCCTAAATCGAG GAAGAAACAGGTTTCTAGCCTCACGGATTTGTCGGAAGTCATCGATTTCAATGTTGTTCTTGAGTCTTTCAGGCTTAATGGAGTGACGCCTCCCGGAATCTCTAGATTCGATTGCCCTGGCTTCCATCGTCCCGTGTTCTGCTTCGATGATCGCCCAG gattttattttattcctggTGCACTATCTATTGAAGAGCAAAGCTATTGGATTAGGGAGAGTTTGCAAACCTTTCCGCAGCCTCCTAACAGAACAAACCATACTGCAACCTATGGTCCTATATATGAATTGTTCAGTGCTGTTGAGAATCAGAAGGTTTTGATACAGGTGGAAGGTTTAAGTACAGATGTGAAACTTGGATTGAGTTCCAGTGAAAACAGCCCACAATCCAGTAGGTACCTCTTCTCTGAAGCCAGAATGGTTGCATCTAAAGGGGAAGCTTGTAAATCAGTTGCAGCATCAGTTCTCCTGCGGAAATTGCGTTGGAGCACCCTTGGGTTACAGTTTGACTGGTCTAAG CGCAACTATGATGTGGCTCTCCCTCATAACAAGATTCCAGATTTGCTTTGTCAGCTTGCTAAGAAAATGGCTGGGCCTGCGATGCCTGCAGATAATGAGTTCCAGCCAGAAGCTGCGATTGTGAATTATTTTG GTGATATGCTTGGAGGTCACCTTGATGACATGGAAGCTGATTGGAGTAAACCAATAGTGAGCATTAG CCTTGGCTGCAAGGCCATTTTTCTCCTTGGTGGGAAGTCTAGAGAAGATTCACCAATAGCCATGTTTCTACGAAGTGGCGATATTGTGCTTATGTCTGGGCAAGCAAGGGAATGTTTCCATG